TGAGTTGTGAATATCTTACTATCCGGGTCAAAAGGTTGTATATACTACTTTAGTGTACTTATGGTGCGCAGAAGGTCGTATCCTGCCTGGGACATAGCCGCAATTCCGCAGCAAAAAAGCCGCAGCACCATAGAGGTGACTGCGGCCTTCGCCTGCTGAAATTTAGTTGAACGTAATCGCCAGCGCGCTGGTAAACCCGCCGCCCGGCGGCAGGGAGATGACGTTCTGCTTCTCCCGGATATCGCCGGTGAAGCCGGAGGTATCGGCCACGCCATGCCAAGGCTCGATGCATATGAACGGTGCATTCTTCGGCTGCCAGATGCCGAGATCAGGGAAATTGGTGAAGGCGACTGTTACGCTCTTGTCAGACTGTCTGCTTTTGAGGGCAACCGATTTAGACTGGACATTGCGGAAGACCAGGGCGTCGTGCGCGAACATCTCGTGGTTCAGCGGCAGCTTGTTGTCTCCGCCGAGCATGGCCTCGCTCTTATCCGGAGTAATCAAGCCATTCTCATTCAGGAACAGGCGCTCCAGGCGCTCCGGCTGCTCAAATTCAAGATAATAGTCAGTGAAGCTGCCTTCCCCGCCGATCGGGCAGTTGAAGGCCGGATGGGTGCCTAGCTGGAAGAACATTTCCTTTTCTCCGGGATTCTCCACCCGGTAACCGATGTCCAGCGTGCTGCCGTTCAGCGTATAGGTCAGATATAGATGGAACGGATACGGGTAGCTGGCCAGCG
This region of Paenibacillus sp. FSL K6-1096 genomic DNA includes:
- a CDS encoding aldose 1-epimerase family protein, with the translated sequence MNTILRSGLAVAEISSLGAELVSFRRTDTETEYMWSGDAAYWTGRSPVLFPMIGAAAGEAVRVDGQSYPLARHGFARRSEFTLVESSGTQAIFRLSHSEDTLASYPYPFHLYLTYTLNGSTLDIGYRVENPGEKEMFFQLGTHPAFNCPIGGEGSFTDYYLEFEQPERLERLFLNENGLITPDKSEAMLGGDNKLPLNHEMFAHDALVFRNVQSKSVALKSRQSDKSVTVAFTNFPDLGIWQPKNAPFICIEPWHGVADTSGFTGDIREKQNVISLPPGGGFTSALAITFN